From the Candidatus Chromulinivoraceae bacterium genome, one window contains:
- a CDS encoding LPXTG cell wall anchor domain-containing protein, with protein NGQDKTAPVGNCKQPFEVTVTPEECKPGIPVNDDRCKETPECKPGIPMNDSRCSETCVSTSTSTNTCETTPAELPHTGASDGFIALVGAGSLIASIGYYIASRRAITR; from the coding sequence AACGGCCAAGACAAAACTGCGCCTGTTGGAAACTGTAAACAACCTTTTGAAGTAACTGTTACTCCAGAAGAATGTAAACCAGGTATCCCTGTAAACGACGACCGTTGTAAAGAGACTCCTGAGTGTAAGCCAGGTATCCCAATGAATGACAGCCGTTGTAGCGAAACTTGTGTTTCAACTTCAACAAGCACTAACACCTGTGAAACGACTCCTGCGGAGCTTCCACACACCGGTGCAAGCGATGGCTTTATTGCCCTCGTTGGCGCAGGTTCATTGATTGCATCGATTGGTTACTACATTGCTAGCCGCCGTGCAATAACACGCTAG
- a CDS encoding ATP-binding protein yields the protein MLELIILSLSVLANFGLAFVVVAKNPGGRVNRLFGFLALSLVLWLSTNYISTHPIFFDQLTWIRLAIACAAIMSMAMLLLTNVFPQGNPYKKKLSIVTIVVGCIVAAAAVSPFVFTHLEISGSSVNPVPGPGMILFMPFIFGTLGGSIYILFRKFHILKGHMREQVRYAIIGVMTTFSLLAFLNFIVIILFHNTSYIFLSPLVGLVFTTSFAYGIVRHQLFDIRLIIARFIAYILLLLVAGTLYGFLGAGLSFFIIGVQPSIAQILVSTAVVGFLVLFVEPLRRFFNHITRAIFYQDDYDTKNILDALATVLVHSTETKPLATASLNILKKALKSDFITLILIDEAADDEKGRHISVGRSAPLLAEVTPQQLQQHVTDVVSMDTVQAPSNHFHREVQEAGISVIIRLETKSEVVGYCIFGYKTTGSAYSQRDIDLIRIAGDELAVAVQNTLRFEQIQVFNATLRKRIEDATKELRTSNEQLQRLDAAKDEFVSMASHQLRTPLTSVKGYISMVLEGDAGKITGVQRQLLGEAFTSSERMVHLINDFLNVSRLQTGKFVLESKPIDLAKVTMQEVDSLQTTANAHDLKLQYRAPSVFPILYIDESKIRQVIMNFIDNAIYYSHEHTVIHVELTIEEGDAVLRVKDTGIGVPKTEQAHLFSKFFRATNARKQRPDGTGVGLFLAKKVVVAHGGTIVFESVEDVGSTFGFRLPIKKLSAPTDNAD from the coding sequence ATGCTTGAGCTTATTATCTTGTCGCTATCTGTTCTTGCCAACTTCGGACTAGCCTTTGTTGTCGTTGCAAAAAATCCAGGAGGGCGAGTCAATCGACTTTTTGGCTTTCTCGCACTATCTCTTGTTTTATGGCTGTCAACGAATTATATATCAACGCATCCTATCTTTTTCGATCAGCTCACTTGGATTCGTTTGGCAATAGCTTGCGCGGCAATCATGTCCATGGCGATGCTGCTGCTCACGAATGTCTTTCCTCAAGGCAATCCGTATAAAAAGAAGCTATCTATAGTCACTATTGTTGTTGGATGTATTGTTGCGGCTGCTGCTGTTAGCCCATTTGTATTTACACACCTTGAAATTTCTGGTTCGTCAGTCAATCCCGTACCTGGACCTGGAATGATCCTGTTCATGCCATTTATTTTTGGGACATTAGGGGGAAGCATCTACATCCTCTTTCGTAAATTTCATATCCTGAAAGGTCACATGAGGGAACAGGTCAGATATGCCATCATCGGTGTGATGACGACATTCTCTCTTTTGGCGTTTCTAAACTTTATTGTTATCATCTTGTTCCATAACACCTCTTACATATTTTTGTCTCCACTTGTAGGGTTGGTCTTTACTACAAGTTTTGCTTATGGAATAGTGCGACATCAACTATTTGATATCCGCTTGATAATTGCTCGCTTTATTGCCTATATTCTTTTACTTCTCGTTGCGGGTACTCTTTATGGTTTTCTGGGCGCAGGGCTTTCTTTCTTTATTATTGGTGTGCAGCCGAGTATTGCACAAATTCTTGTATCTACTGCAGTAGTCGGCTTTCTTGTCTTGTTTGTTGAGCCTCTTAGGCGTTTTTTCAATCATATTACACGGGCTATTTTCTACCAAGATGACTATGACACTAAAAATATTCTAGATGCTTTAGCAACAGTGTTGGTACATTCGACTGAAACGAAGCCGCTCGCGACTGCTTCTTTGAATATTCTGAAAAAAGCACTGAAATCAGATTTTATCACTCTTATTCTTATTGATGAAGCTGCCGATGATGAGAAAGGTAGGCATATCAGCGTTGGACGAAGCGCCCCTCTTTTAGCTGAAGTCACACCTCAACAACTGCAACAACATGTCACGGACGTCGTAAGTATGGATACGGTTCAAGCACCCTCAAATCATTTCCACCGTGAGGTGCAGGAAGCGGGCATTTCAGTTATCATTCGCCTTGAGACTAAAAGTGAGGTGGTTGGGTATTGTATATTTGGATATAAAACGACTGGAAGTGCATATTCTCAACGAGATATTGATCTGATTCGTATAGCAGGTGACGAATTGGCTGTCGCAGTTCAGAACACCCTTCGTTTTGAGCAGATCCAGGTCTTTAACGCGACGCTCCGTAAGAGAATCGAAGATGCAACCAAAGAACTTCGTACGAGTAACGAACAACTTCAGCGTCTTGATGCGGCAAAGGATGAGTTTGTTAGTATGGCTTCTCACCAACTGCGCACGCCACTAACGAGTGTTAAGGGATATATAAGCATGGTACTTGAGGGTGATGCGGGTAAGATTACGGGCGTTCAACGTCAGCTCTTAGGTGAGGCTTTTACAAGCAGTGAGCGCATGGTACATCTCATCAATGACTTTCTGAATGTTTCGCGTCTGCAAACGGGTAAATTTGTACTTGAATCTAAACCGATTGATCTCGCGAAAGTAACGATGCAAGAGGTGGATAGCCTTCAGACCACTGCAAACGCGCATGATCTCAAGCTCCAATATAGAGCACCCTCAGTCTTCCCGATTTTATATATTGACGAGAGCAAAATTCGCCAAGTGATTATGAACTTTATCGACAACGCTATTTATTATTCGCATGAGCATACGGTCATTCACGTTGAGCTGACGATCGAGGAAGGTGACGCAGTGCTGCGAGTGAAAGACACAGGTATTGGAGTACCTAAAACAGAACAGGCACATTTGTTCTCTAAGTTTTTCCGTGCAACCAACGCTCGTAAGCAGCGACCAGATGGCACAGGCGTAGGTTTATTCTTGGCCAAGAAGGTTGTCGTCGCACATGGAGGTACGATTGTCTTTGAATCTGTAGAAGATGTGGGTAGTACTTTTGGATTTAGGCTACCAATTAAGAAACTAAGCGCCCCCACCGATAACGCGGATTAG
- a CDS encoding nitroreductase family protein, which yields MARTDSDKIISSSITLIILRCYSKTIKKVVMKQELSPSIRELLEYARLAPSVHNAQPWRFIVRDDTVSLAIAPSRALDSADPTGRESWISFGICLEAMLQAAKGLGMEAKVIEIQEETLDNVIATVQITPDSFEKQPAILNALQNRQTYREKMIPTEIPKTLLENCQQAVKDLEGVDVFLMQDKTSIQHVGNFTFKAMSLALGSPDFRRELYHFVHYNWSPSRIGMHGYTLGEGMLGSVFGKLSIRLGLGLSLKAHHDQQRINDASALVFIGTSGDVPSFWLRAGQAYLRVALQITQSGLAQGTLAAPIEAASFHEDIEAMLHTSMRLQTMLRIGKATHSVRSSPRLEVDELTLP from the coding sequence TTGGCAAGAACAGATAGCGACAAGATAATAAGCTCAAGCATTACACTTATAATACTACGATGTTATAGTAAAACTATAAAGAAGGTTGTTATGAAACAAGAATTATCGCCATCCATTAGAGAACTACTTGAGTATGCCCGGCTTGCACCATCGGTTCATAATGCTCAACCCTGGCGTTTCATCGTTCGAGACGACACTGTTTCTTTAGCTATCGCACCCAGCCGTGCACTGGACTCCGCAGACCCGACGGGCCGCGAATCATGGATCAGTTTTGGCATTTGTCTTGAAGCTATGCTTCAGGCCGCAAAAGGACTTGGCATGGAAGCGAAGGTTATAGAGATTCAGGAAGAAACCCTAGATAATGTTATAGCCACTGTTCAAATCACCCCTGATAGCTTCGAAAAACAGCCAGCCATCCTAAATGCGCTTCAAAATCGACAGACCTACCGTGAAAAGATGATACCCACAGAAATTCCTAAAACGCTCCTAGAAAACTGTCAACAAGCCGTCAAGGACCTAGAGGGCGTCGACGTGTTCCTGATGCAAGATAAGACATCAATCCAGCATGTAGGCAACTTTACATTCAAGGCTATGTCGCTAGCTCTTGGCAGCCCTGATTTTCGCCGTGAGCTGTACCATTTCGTTCATTACAACTGGTCTCCGTCACGCATAGGTATGCACGGCTACACTCTTGGCGAAGGTATGCTCGGATCTGTATTTGGCAAACTATCAATTAGACTCGGGCTTGGCCTTTCGCTCAAAGCGCACCACGATCAGCAGAGAATCAACGATGCATCGGCACTCGTATTTATCGGCACTAGCGGCGATGTGCCTAGTTTTTGGCTACGTGCCGGCCAGGCTTATTTGCGCGTCGCGCTACAAATTACCCAAAGTGGCCTCGCACAAGGAACATTAGCTGCACCCATTGAAGCTGCTAGCTTTCACGAAGATATCGAAGCGATGCTTCATACATCCATGCGACTACAGACCATGCTTCGTATTGGCAAAGCAACCCATTCTGTACGTTCGTCCCCTCGGCTCGAAGTAGATGAGCTTACATTGCCTTAA
- a CDS encoding ThiF family adenylyltransferase, with amino-acid sequence MGQGRLTEADHSQEWPDQLKRLSKKARHDGESWQPVVVEMRTTDAAKRLDALLESYDIRQIIDNYDEQYAELIVSRQPQLYQSSLEVKRESLKEYLEKHFDGRQSWQLGSWVYYPWNGDLVHILEKELFLESRTIRNKDLINEQEQHEYANFTVGCAGMSVGSNVAQSLAISGGSQKIKLVDGAVISASNLNRITTGVYDVGSSKSLVIARKLYEMNPYMEIERSDQNITEKNVADFFEQPWPLRAVVDEIDDLKIKILLRIEARKRGLPVIMATDLGDDVMLDVERFDLDRILPLFHGLVPNVEELLTKEVSKREWLKYATSIIGPHNTPLRMQQSLLKVGTKLVTQPQLGPTAMMSGVVVAYAIRQIATEEKLRSGRTLISLDKHLRPDLVTLRYRREHRKHTQQLKRALKAM; translated from the coding sequence ATGGGACAAGGTAGATTGACGGAAGCTGACCACTCTCAAGAGTGGCCTGATCAGCTTAAGAGACTTTCTAAAAAGGCACGTCACGATGGCGAAAGTTGGCAGCCTGTTGTTGTCGAAATGCGTACGACAGACGCCGCTAAAAGACTTGATGCACTCTTGGAAAGCTATGATATTCGCCAGATTATTGACAACTACGACGAGCAATACGCTGAACTGATAGTAAGCAGGCAGCCGCAATTATACCAGTCAAGTCTTGAGGTGAAACGCGAATCACTCAAGGAGTATCTGGAAAAGCATTTTGACGGCCGACAATCATGGCAACTTGGGTCATGGGTGTATTATCCATGGAATGGTGATCTTGTTCATATCCTTGAAAAAGAACTGTTTTTGGAATCGCGTACTATCCGAAACAAAGATCTTATCAATGAACAAGAGCAGCACGAGTACGCAAACTTTACTGTTGGTTGCGCTGGTATGAGCGTAGGTAGTAATGTTGCACAATCACTCGCTATTTCGGGCGGTTCACAAAAAATAAAGCTTGTTGACGGTGCGGTCATTAGTGCTTCAAATCTTAATCGCATTACAACGGGTGTTTATGATGTTGGCAGCTCAAAATCCCTGGTAATTGCACGCAAGCTGTACGAGATGAATCCATATATGGAAATTGAACGGTCCGATCAAAACATTACCGAAAAAAATGTCGCAGACTTTTTTGAACAACCATGGCCACTTCGTGCTGTTGTTGACGAGATTGACGATCTTAAAATAAAAATATTATTAAGAATTGAGGCTCGTAAGCGTGGTTTACCTGTTATTATGGCAACTGATCTTGGTGACGATGTCATGCTTGACGTAGAACGGTTCGATTTAGACCGTATACTCCCACTTTTCCACGGGCTTGTCCCAAATGTCGAGGAGCTACTTACGAAAGAAGTAAGTAAACGCGAATGGCTTAAATATGCAACATCAATTATTGGACCACACAACACGCCGCTTCGGATGCAGCAATCACTCTTGAAGGTTGGTACAAAGCTAGTAACACAGCCGCAGCTTGGCCCGACGGCGATGATGTCTGGCGTGGTAGTGGCCTATGCAATTCGACAAATCGCGACAGAGGAGAAGTTGCGTAGTGGGAGAACGCTTATATCACTCGATAAACATTTGCGTCCTGATCTCGTGACGTTGAGATATCGCCGTGAACACAGAAAACACACCCAGCAGCTCAAACGCGCTCTTAAGGCAATGTAA